Genomic DNA from Prunus persica cultivar Lovell chromosome G1, Prunus_persica_NCBIv2, whole genome shotgun sequence:
CCTTTTAGTTTTAACCAAATTTAAGGTTTAGATCCTTCTTCCAGTGCCACGTTGGCCAGACAGCATGAGCATCTGTCCTCCTAACATTAACATTCACAaccttaattattattatttttattttgttacctTTGCATTGTACTTTGTTTGCAGAGGATTAGTTTAATCACATCATTAACTGTCTGCAGCGTAGACTGTAATAAAATCTTATTGGCAAAAGGACAACTCTGTCTCTCTGTGTCTGCGTCATATTCCTACACTGCATGGTCCTATTTTAGTCACATGTTTAAAATGAAGGGGCAATTTCGTCATTTGTCACATCATCACCATTCCCCACCTTCTTTCTGGCATGGCTAAACTAACacagtttgtttgtttatttgtttgtttgttttttttgttgttggatttttggtttattatataagataaaagatattttattttatattaaaaaaaaagggaaaaagaaataatggtGGGTAATTTTGTTTTAGGTTTGGCGCGTATATAAACCAACGGACTCAGGGAGAcccataataaaataaaatataaaataaaataaaaataaataaataaaaaagaacctCTCAAAGTTAAGGAAGAGGAGAAAAGTAAGagatcaaaaccaaaaaacgcTTTGAAAACTGatagtagagagagagaaatccaaaaccaaaccaaaaccaaaacagagAGAGGGACATACACAGTGttttgtgtgtatgtgtgagagagaagagagagagagagaggggagccctgaaaatccaaaccctttttatattttcctctCTTTGATAACCCCATTTGATCACAACCTCTCTCACAATCTCATTCCTtgaaggaggagagagagagagagagagagagagagagagagagagagagagagagagagagagattgtggAAGCATCAAGATTGTTTAGTGAAGAATCCAAGTGATTCAGTGTGACCGTACAATGGAGCGGTACGGTCGGACCACAGAAGGGTCACAGTCCGATCCGTCGCCGGAGTGGACTGTTCCGGGACCCGAAACAGGGCTGGAAGGTGAGAGCTTTCTCTGTCCAAAACCTCTCtgcatttcaatttcatttcaatttcgaTCGAATTTCGGGTTTTGGGGATTGcgatttggtgggtttggagcgAATGTGGTCCGGTTTCGCAATTGGGTTTGATCTTTTCGTGTTTGCCAAAATGCAGAGTCCATGTGGCAGTTGGGGCTCGGACCCGGGGAATCGTACCCTGAACGACCCAACGAGACCGATTGTAGTTACTACTTGAGGACTGGGATTTGTGGGTACGGCTCCCGGTGTCGGTACAATCATCCTCGTGATCGTAGTGCGgtaattttattgaattaccctTTTTTCCTACTTCATTGGGTTTGAATTTGGGGCTTATTTGGATGGTTTTGATTGATTGCCACTGTGATCATTTGGTTTTCTGGGTCCAATTTGGTTTGATCTTGTCTTTTAGTATTGGTATTGTGGTTTTGTATGCAGATTTGATGAtgaattttatgatttttaagCAATTTGGTTGATGGGATTGTTCTGAATTCATTGAATTTAAGTCATTGTGGAGAAAGTtgtaatttctctttttctggtTATATTTGTTAAGATCTATATGGTTGGTGTTGATATTATTACCTGTTTACTAGTTAAGGTTGAAAGATGTATATTTCTCAGGTTACGGGAGCTGCGAGACCTGGAGGATTGGAGTACCCAGAGCGAGCGGGCCAGCCTGTGTGCCAGGTACTTCACTTGGTTTTTCTAATTGGTTCTGAAAATAGGGGTTTAGGCCAAAATGCTACCATGGAGTGGTATACATATGCTTAGTTCTGGAAGATCACATATTCAGCTTCCATTCGTATCCATTCTGGACGGACCGTCATCTAAAGATGATTACATGCTTTATCTGTTGGATAGTCCTTGAAAGTTTGTGAATCCCCTTTGTTTGATTGAGCTGTGATTCTTTGATGGCAGTACTATATGAGGACAGGGACTTGCAAATTTGGTGCTTCTTGTAAGTACCACCATCCTAAGCAGGGAGGAAGCTCTGGTAGCCCTGTATCTCTAAATTATTATGGATACCCATTACGACAGGTCTGTATTTCTTAAATTTTAACTtcaattcttcatttttttttgggtcatatTGTAAATCCCATTTCATGACTCTGAGATAAAATATTGCCATCATGTTGCAAATAAAACAGGGTGAAAGAGAGTGTTCCTACTATGTGAAAACTGGACAGTGTAAGTTTGGTGCAACTTGTAAATTCCATCATCCACAGCCAGCTGGCATACCACTTCCAGTGCCATCACCAGCCCCTCAGGTTTCACCTGTACCTGCTGCACCATTGTATCAAACTGTGCAATCTCCATCTGTTTCATCGCAACAATATGGAGTAGTATTTGCAAGGCCTCCTTTGCTACCGGGTTCATATGTTCAAAGCCCCTATGGTCAAGTCCTGCTTTCCCCTGGCACAATTCCTTTTCCAGGTTGGAGTCCATATCAGGTAAGAAACATTTGCTGCTCCATTATCTTTTAAATTGCATGGATTTCCATTAAGCTGTTAGCCATGTGGTGCAGGCACCTGCAAGCGCATTGCCCTCTCCTAGTACTCAACCTGGTGTTGGTTCTGGGACACTTTATGGGATGAGTCAACTATCTCCTTCAGCAGCTGCATATACAGGAATGTATCAGCCTATACCTTTACCTTCTTCTCTTGGTCTTCCAACCACCAGCCAGAAGGAGCACTTATTTCCCGAAAGACCTGGTCAACCAGAATGTCAGTATTACATGAGAACAGGGGATTGTAAATTTGGGTCCTCATGTAGATATCATCACCCACCAGAAGTTGTTGGACCAAAAACAACTGTTGCCCTCAGCCCCAGTGGTCTTCCTTCGCGCCCGGTGAGCCGCCCTTACAAATCCCATGTAGGCTTTTACTAGGGCATGAACCATCAACATGTTCTTACTTAAAACTGTAATTTACTAGTGAATGATCtttcaaactctctctctctctgcctctctctcttattCAGGAATGTTTTATTCTTCTAGCTTGTTGAGGTTTCGTCATCCTCGTGCTTCGTGAAAATATATGTGATATATGGACTGTTAGGTTTCTTTGGAAGATTGTAGATGTTTCCAACTTGAAACTAGAGAAACTGTTGGAATTCCCCAAGGAAAACATCTAGATATATTTACCAGTGGAAGAATATTTTTTACACAGCAGCACTTAATATCTGTGGGAAATATGCGCTGAAACATAATCTTTGCCGCTGATAGATGGTTCGTTATTTAGTTGGAAAATTGTGTAAGTTAGGGCTAtctggatgatgatgattgttTGGACCTAGGGTCCACTTTAGGGAGCATCACTTTCTCAGGGTTATTTTTTCCAgtcttttgggtttctttatttttccttgCATTTAAGCCTCTCTTTTCTTGGTTGCTTCTTGGTGATATTGGCTGTAAAATCTGCTTGTCCTCTGCATTTTTAACTCAATCTGCTGGCCTTCTTTCTTAGCATTATATTTGTGTTCAATATTCTTTTCTGTGCTTTCTTGGTCATTTAtgcacttctctctctctctctctctctctctctctgtctcactTGCTCGTTTTTCTGCTGTGAATTTGAAATTCTATGTGATAATCAGGGTGCACCACTTTGCACTCACTATGCACAACGAGGAGTATGCAAGTTTGGGCCTGCATGCAAATTCGACCATCCAATGGGAACACTCAGTTACAGCCCATCAGCGTCTTCTCTTGCTGATATGCCAGTTGCACCGTACCCAGTGGGATCATCAATTGGTACGCTAGCCCcatcatcctcatcctcatccACAGAATTGCGGCCTGAGCTTAATTCAGGCTCTGGAAAGGACTTAGTTTCAGCCAGAATGTCTTCATCACTGAGCACTTCTAGTGGATCAGTTGGTTCAACTGTTTCTAAGGGTGGTATTACCCATTTGGGTGTTCAACAGTCTGCTCAGGGTTCTGGCCCTTCAACTAGCAGTGGCAGCAGTACAGAGTCTCATAGTCCAAGCTAAGCAATGCCAAGCAATTTTTCATTCTTCCTTTTTGATCAACTTTCTCCCAAAgcatcattttttcttttttcaagtcCTCCAATAGAGGCTTCATATCTCACTGGCTTAGCATACATCAGTCATGTTCATCTCTGTGTCTATATCATCTTTATATGGCCTCCCCTTTTATCTTGAATAAGCCATGGCCAAGCTCCAAAAGATTAGCAAACCCCATATAGTCTTCCACTTTTCTCTTCAATAACCGTGAAAGAATTTGCAGTTCCTTTAGGCAAATCTGTGTCCAGCTCTCCAATTTTAGAGTGTGTTATGTTCATTTGTGGCCTTTTCCAGAATGAAAAGATTAGTTCCACGGTGTTCTCGCTTTTAGATTGACCGTGTGTAATTCATGTCTATCCTTtcggaattttcttttaaattggGGAACAAGCTTTCACTTaaactttgaaatttgaatgcTTGTTCCCCCACTTTTTGTCCAAGGTCTATTTTGAGAAAGAGAAGTAAACTAAAGACCCAAGGAGGCATATCACAATGCTTACTTTTATGTGGGATCAGATACATAGTTATTCTGTGTCAGTCAATTGAAATGCTTGACCATGTTattcatatatttattatgaaatacaaaatatatgaaagtacCACTCTCGACTGTGTAAtaatctctctcttccttgatATCTCTTACTTTCCTGTAGATTGCTTGTATTGTATTCATGCCAAATCATTCCACTGTGATGATATATGGCACCAGGGCTTGAAGATGAACCTTTTTGGCTAATTGGAAAAAATTTTCatccattttatttattttttcaaaaatattaaaaaccatTGTATGCAAAACTTGGTCCATTGAAGGAGAGACACTTGTGTGAAAGCCAATTACGGTATGTCATGCGTGGTAAATTTTTCACGTGACAGTCTGTGATTGTCTGagaatagcaaaacagtgtgGACACAAGTTTTTCTGCCATTGAAGGGTACAACTCCtgccttttaatttctttccaTCCTAAATATGGAGTGGAATTGAAATTGATGGGATGTGCGGTAGTTTAGGAACTTTATGGCTTTGGTCATATCTTCACCCCTCCCAAAGATTTGCCCAAGTACCATATGTTTGAGCAGAAGATATTCCCaaggaaaatatattataGGGTTTATGCAGGAATTTCCCATAATACCcattatttccaattttcttgtGATGTCTTTTTCTCCCTTCCAACAAAATTCACACTATTGCATTGCCCATAATAACTTAATTACCTATCAAGTTACGGAAAAGAAACTCAAGTCACAACCTCTTCCCACCATATGTGCTATTGAGTCACATTTTCCGAGTCTGATTTATTTCATGGCATGACCGACAAGAAGACAAGATGAATCCAGGTTTGAAGGCAATGAACTATGTTGGCAAAATTAATGGATCTCATTGCTTTGCAAACTAGTAGTGCTCAAGGCAtccttaaaaagaaaaacaaagagacaCAAAATAACACTGAAATGAAGTGCTTATCCTACTTTAATCTTCAAGTGTAGAAGAACCTCCAACATGTTCAGAAGCCTTGTGTCCCCTTTTAATTGCATAAATTTAGGAGCATAAATTCTTTAGTTACCCTGGTCTCCTTATTCCAAAGTTCTTAAatagtataaataaaattagaataaaAAGGATCTCGAGGGCATAAGTAATATTTTTAACTACTCAAACTATAAGACGCTTCCTTGACTTTGGTCCTTCATATTTTACCCCACCATTAATTGAACCAAAACTATGgaccaaacaaaaagtaaataaagagAAGCGTTATTGCAAAGCACTAATACTTTTGCAATTAGTGGTCCATCTGTGTTTGTGCATCTAAATTATAAGTTGCATGCATCTATTGTTTTTAGGCTACGTTGTCAGTAAAAGGTGAGGCAAATAGCCGTAAAGGTAGACACATAATGCATCTATTATATATGCTGACTCCATAAAGAGCTAAGCTATAGGCAGTATTATGAAATGCCATGGGTGCAAAAGATATATGTGACAAAGACTTCATAAAGTAGTACTAGATTTCTTTCAAACAATTTCCATTAAAACTTGTAAGAGCCATAGTAAACATTGATCTAAATCTCCTCCTCAAATGGCTCCAATGGAGGTTTTTTTAGGGTAGTTACAATGAAAGAAGGAGTTGcaagaagaagggaaaaaaaaacccaagacagaaaaaaaaaaaaaaaaaacgaacaaACAAAAGAGTGCATGcacataaattaaattcactTGACAATCCATGGATGCACCCACCAAAAGTTAATCAAAAGAGTGACTGGCCAAACTCAAAGACTGCATCACCAAAAGGAGGAACTGATGGAGAGCAAGAGAACGAAGAAGGAGAAGTAGTTGCCTGAGGTATTAAGCCAAAACTAGAATTTTCGACGATTGGATACAAAGCTCCTCCCATGCATCCATCTTCAATCATGAACGGATTGTCCACCATGGCCGCAGACAGCTCTCTTGAATGCAACTCCCATATTGGCTGCTGGTTGTCCCAGAATCCATGGCTGAATCCATCAAAGCTAGGAAGCTGATCTCCAGAAGGGCTAGTGTTAGAAGCCATTAATGCAGCTTGCACATTCATAACATCTAGACAATGTGATTTGGTTTCAATGGAGTTAGTGTTTGCAAAGCTACAATCTTGATCAATATTGAAGTCACTGGTTTTGGAGCTTCTGTGATTAGTGGCATGATGATCAGATTCAGAAGGAGGCCTCAAGCAGTTGTCAGGAACTATGCAGGCCAAGTAGCCTGAGTTAGAATTAGAACcattggagaaaaagaaatcatcatcatccccaTCATGTGCAGATGAACCACGAGAGGTTTCAGCTCCACATGTGTTAATGTTATTGGACCTGATATTGGGGTTTTGAGTTTGATCATTCTGAAAAATGCCAGACTGATGAGGTGGACTGTTGTGATTGGTGGGTTGTTGTTTGGCAGCTGAGAAAAACTGTGATTGTTGTGGTAAAAGGTTTTGGAGATCAAACGGTGTTAGGAGAGAGTGAAAAGTGGTGTTGTCAGAATAAATGAAGTTGGTTCTTGCTTGTGAGCCTTTCATGGACAGAGCAGCTCTGTCATAAGCCAGAGCTGCTTCTTGAGCAGTGTCAAATGTGCCAAGCCAGTGCCTTTCTTTAGTGCTAGGGTCTCGAATTTCAGCAGCATATCTTCCCCAAGGCCTTCTCCTCACCCCAAGAAACCTCCCTGGCTCTGCTTGCTTTCTTCGGCCCCTTCTCTCACCAGACTGAGAGGGAGGTGTGTTCCTCTGAAGCACAGAAGCAAAACCCATCTGTGCCTGGCCCTGCTCATGAGCTTTAAAGGGTTTATCTGAGGTTTTGGAGGTGGACATTGGCACGGTAGAGTTACAAGTAGAAAGAAGCACTAGAGAAAATGCGCTACTTCTAGAGAAGCAAAGCCA
This window encodes:
- the LOC18793704 gene encoding zinc finger CCCH domain-containing protein 34, with protein sequence MERYGRTTEGSQSDPSPEWTVPGPETGLEESMWQLGLGPGESYPERPNETDCSYYLRTGICGYGSRCRYNHPRDRSAVTGAARPGGLEYPERAGQPVCQYYMRTGTCKFGASCKYHHPKQGGSSGSPVSLNYYGYPLRQGERECSYYVKTGQCKFGATCKFHHPQPAGIPLPVPSPAPQVSPVPAAPLYQTVQSPSVSSQQYGVVFARPPLLPGSYVQSPYGQVLLSPGTIPFPGWSPYQAPASALPSPSTQPGVGSGTLYGMSQLSPSAAAYTGMYQPIPLPSSLGLPTTSQKEHLFPERPGQPECQYYMRTGDCKFGSSCRYHHPPEVVGPKTTVALSPSGLPSRPGAPLCTHYAQRGVCKFGPACKFDHPMGTLSYSPSASSLADMPVAPYPVGSSIGTLAPSSSSSSTELRPELNSGSGKDLVSARMSSSLSTSSGSVGSTVSKGGITHLGVQQSAQGSGPSTSSGSSTESHSPS
- the LOC18789281 gene encoding AP2-like ethylene-responsive transcription factor BBM1; the protein is MVFHRMTSAMSFSLPLPLSLSLSLSHDYISVFKSLPTTSTFFTIQKPKPNSFIQPHFWLCFSRSSAFSLVLLSTCNSTVPMSTSKTSDKPFKAHEQGQAQMGFASVLQRNTPPSQSGERRGRRKQAEPGRFLGVRRRPWGRYAAEIRDPSTKERHWLGTFDTAQEAALAYDRAALSMKGSQARTNFIYSDNTTFHSLLTPFDLQNLLPQQSQFFSAAKQQPTNHNSPPHQSGIFQNDQTQNPNIRSNNINTCGAETSRGSSAHDGDDDDFFFSNGSNSNSGYLACIVPDNCLRPPSESDHHATNHRSSKTSDFNIDQDCSFANTNSIETKSHCLDVMNVQAALMASNTSPSGDQLPSFDGFSHGFWDNQQPIWELHSRELSAAMVDNPFMIEDGCMGGALYPIVENSSFGLIPQATTSPSSFSCSPSVPPFGDAVFEFGQSLF